The Herbaspirillum sp. RTI4 genome has a segment encoding these proteins:
- a CDS encoding AraC family transcriptional regulator: MDSLSSLFSRFSLNARVFYTGNLCSIVDFDEQPGLGHLHVMREGHLQVQRPGKATLDISEPSLLFYPRPHQHRFHADAPGGATLVCATIDFGAGMGNPLLQALPDFLLIPLASIEGIDATLALLFQEAFTDLKGRQTAINLLTEYFLVLMLRHVIHANLVKAGVLAALADPRLTKAIAAMHEHPEQEWSLESLGRTAGMSRARFAAHFHQTIGATPLNYLTDWRISLAQAMLKKGKAVKFIAPLVGYSSPVALTRVFTRRVGMSPSQWLAG; the protein is encoded by the coding sequence ATGGACTCACTCTCCTCTCTCTTTTCCCGTTTCAGCCTCAATGCCCGCGTGTTTTACACCGGCAATTTATGCAGCATCGTCGATTTCGACGAGCAGCCCGGACTAGGCCATCTGCACGTCATGCGAGAAGGGCATTTACAGGTGCAGCGACCGGGAAAAGCCACACTCGACATCTCCGAGCCCTCACTCCTGTTCTATCCACGGCCGCACCAGCACCGCTTCCATGCAGATGCGCCAGGCGGTGCCACACTCGTTTGTGCCACCATCGACTTCGGCGCAGGAATGGGCAATCCCCTATTGCAGGCGCTGCCGGATTTTTTGCTGATTCCACTGGCCAGCATCGAAGGGATCGATGCGACGCTGGCTCTGCTGTTCCAGGAAGCCTTTACCGATTTGAAAGGTCGCCAGACAGCCATCAATCTGCTCACGGAATATTTCTTAGTGCTGATGCTAAGGCACGTCATCCACGCCAATCTGGTCAAAGCCGGCGTGCTTGCCGCACTGGCAGACCCGCGCCTGACCAAGGCCATCGCCGCCATGCACGAGCACCCGGAACAGGAATGGTCGCTGGAGTCGCTGGGCCGTACGGCCGGTATGTCGCGGGCGCGGTTCGCCGCCCACTTCCATCAGACCATAGGCGCTACCCCACTCAATTACCTGACCGACTGGCGCATCAGCCTCGCCCAAGCCATGCTGAAAAAAGGCAAGGCGGTGAAATTCATCGCCCCGCTGGTGGGCTACAGCAGCCCGGTAGCGCTCACACGGGTATTCACTCGCCGCGTTGGGATGTCGCCGTCTCAGTGGCTGGCGGGCTAA
- the sodB gene encoding superoxide dismutase [Fe] codes for MAHTLPALPYAIDALAPTISKETLEYHYGKHHQTYVTNLNNLIVGTEFENATLEDTVKKSTGGVFNNSAQIWNHTFYWNGLTPKGQGKPSGALATAIDAKWGSFDKFKEEFTKSGLGNFGSGWTWLVKKADGSVDIVNTANAATPLTTADKALLTMDVWEHAYYIDYRNARAKYVEAFWSIVNWDFAAQNFA; via the coding sequence ATGGCGCATACCCTACCGGCATTGCCTTACGCAATCGACGCACTCGCACCGACCATTTCCAAGGAAACGCTGGAATACCACTACGGTAAACATCATCAAACCTACGTCACCAATCTGAACAATCTGATCGTCGGCACCGAATTCGAAAACGCCACGCTCGAAGATACCGTCAAAAAATCGACCGGCGGCGTGTTCAACAATTCAGCACAAATCTGGAACCACACCTTCTACTGGAACGGCCTGACACCTAAGGGTCAGGGCAAGCCTAGCGGCGCACTGGCCACAGCCATTGACGCGAAGTGGGGCTCGTTCGACAAATTCAAGGAAGAATTCACCAAGTCCGGCCTCGGCAACTTCGGTTCCGGCTGGACCTGGCTGGTGAAAAAAGCCGACGGCAGCGTCGATATCGTCAACACCGCCAACGCCGCCACACCACTGACCACCGCTGACAAGGCGCTGCTGACCATGGACGTTTGGGAACATGCGTATTACATCGATTACCGCAATGCCCGCGCTAAATACGTCGAAGCATTCTGGAGCATCGTCAACTGGGATTTCGCCGCGCAAAACTTTGCCTGA
- a CDS encoding amino acid ABC transporter substrate-binding protein, translated as MKLFKIAGAVIGASLLMGSVQAQQLTGTLKKIKESGTLTLGVRDASIPFSYLDDKQSYQGYSVDLCMKAATAIQKSLGLTALNVKMVPVTSATRIPLIANGTIDISCDSATNNLERQKQVAFAVTEFVTANRFLSKKSSNLKTLEDLKGKTIVSTAGTSNLKQIATLNTERNLGLTILSAKDHAEAFLMVETGRAVAFVMDDILLSSLAATSKAPADYAISSEALSVEPYGLILRREDAAFKKVVDDALTVVYKSDDIKKIYAKWFLSPIPPKGVNLNVPMSPQLMAVFAKPTDSGDPAAYAAVPEAQKQSSKKMK; from the coding sequence ATGAAGTTGTTCAAAATTGCAGGCGCAGTCATAGGTGCATCCTTATTAATGGGTTCTGTTCAGGCTCAGCAGCTGACAGGCACCCTGAAAAAAATTAAAGAGTCCGGTACATTGACCCTGGGCGTACGCGATGCTTCCATTCCTTTCTCGTACCTGGACGACAAGCAGTCTTACCAAGGTTATTCAGTTGACCTGTGCATGAAGGCTGCGACAGCGATCCAGAAATCGTTGGGCCTGACTGCACTGAACGTCAAAATGGTGCCAGTGACTTCCGCTACGCGCATCCCACTGATCGCCAACGGCACGATCGACATCTCTTGCGATTCCGCCACCAACAACCTTGAACGTCAGAAACAAGTCGCCTTTGCCGTGACCGAATTTGTGACCGCCAATCGTTTCCTGTCGAAAAAATCATCGAACCTGAAGACGCTGGAAGACCTGAAGGGCAAGACCATTGTCTCTACCGCAGGTACCTCGAATCTGAAGCAGATCGCGACCCTCAATACTGAACGCAACCTTGGCCTCACAATCCTGAGCGCCAAAGACCATGCTGAAGCTTTCCTGATGGTGGAAACAGGTCGTGCCGTTGCTTTCGTGATGGATGACATCCTGCTGTCTTCGCTGGCCGCCACATCCAAAGCGCCTGCCGACTATGCGATCAGCTCAGAAGCCTTGTCGGTGGAGCCGTACGGCCTGATCCTGCGACGCGAAGATGCAGCGTTCAAGAAGGTGGTCGACGATGCGTTGACCGTGGTCTACAAATCCGACGACATCAAAAAGATCTATGCCAAATGGTTCCTCTCGCCTATCCCTCCAAAGGGTGTCAACCTGAATGTTCCTATGAGTCCGCAACTGATGGCCGTGTTCGCCAAGCCTACCGATTCCGGCGATCCAGCTGCTTACGCAGCCGTGCCTGAAGCGCAAAAGCAAAGCTCGAAAAAAATGAAGTAA
- a CDS encoding RNA polymerase sigma factor, producing the protein MHPSTQALITHYPELLDFLARCTGSRHIAQDCAQDTYLKLACAIAPAPLQSAKAYVFRVAANIAIDWHRQQQCECRLACDYARLCETLRAEDVTDLICARQTMQRLETAIEAMPLRTQHIFFMHRLEGSSYREIALSLSISVKAVEKHMTRMLATCRTVLRDEQLFTQ; encoded by the coding sequence GTGCACCCATCTACTCAGGCCCTCATCACGCACTACCCCGAGCTGCTCGATTTTTTAGCCCGCTGCACGGGTTCGCGCCATATTGCGCAAGACTGCGCCCAAGACACCTATCTGAAACTCGCCTGCGCCATCGCCCCGGCACCGCTGCAGTCTGCCAAGGCCTATGTATTCCGGGTGGCGGCCAATATCGCGATCGACTGGCACCGGCAACAGCAATGCGAATGCCGCCTGGCCTGCGATTACGCCCGACTATGCGAGACTCTGCGCGCCGAAGATGTCACCGATCTGATCTGCGCACGGCAAACCATGCAGCGGCTGGAAACCGCCATCGAAGCCATGCCCCTGCGCACGCAACACATTTTTTTCATGCACCGGCTGGAAGGAAGCAGCTATCGGGAAATAGCGCTGTCGCTGTCGATTTCCGTCAAGGCCGTGGAAAAGCACATGACACGCATGCTCGCCACCTGCCGCACCGTGCTGCGCGACGAGCAGCTATTCACACAATAA
- a CDS encoding carboxymuconolactone decarboxylase family protein, with the protein MQRISALDVSAAPDASKPMLNAVQGKLGMVPNLFKTLAHSPAVLQFYLKQSEALSGGVLPAPLREQLALVAAGKNACDYCASAHTLMGKGAGLKADEMAHNLRGRASDAKVQAALDFAKAIIADRGHVTDQQVQAVRDAGYSEAEVVEIIAHVGMNMFTNYFNHIAATVVDFPLVSTAAIS; encoded by the coding sequence ATGCAACGTATCTCCGCCCTCGACGTTTCCGCCGCTCCTGATGCTTCCAAGCCTATGCTGAATGCGGTTCAGGGAAAACTCGGCATGGTGCCGAATCTGTTCAAGACTTTGGCGCATTCGCCTGCCGTGTTGCAGTTTTATCTGAAGCAAAGCGAAGCGCTCTCCGGTGGTGTGTTGCCGGCTCCCTTGCGTGAGCAGCTGGCGCTGGTCGCAGCCGGTAAAAATGCCTGCGATTATTGTGCATCGGCGCATACGCTGATGGGCAAGGGCGCGGGTCTGAAAGCCGACGAAATGGCCCATAATTTGCGGGGCCGGGCAAGCGATGCAAAGGTACAGGCGGCGCTCGATTTTGCCAAGGCAATCATTGCTGATCGCGGTCATGTCACTGATCAACAAGTTCAGGCAGTCCGTGACGCCGGGTATAGTGAGGCGGAAGTGGTGGAAATCATTGCCCATGTCGGCATGAATATGTTCACTAACTATTTCAATCACATCGCCGCTACGGTGGTGGATTTTCCACTGGTCAGTACCGCAGCGATTTCCTGA
- a CDS encoding amino acid ABC transporter permease, whose amino-acid sequence MFANFDFNVIERSWYYLFTTGLKFTLVLTFCAMAGGILIGTLLAMMRLSSNKAISLLATGYVNLIRSVPLVLVIFWFYFLVPYIGAWIIGASEPIQVGAFSSAMITFILFEAAYYCEIMRSGIQSIPRGQVFAGYAIGMNYWQMMGNIVLPQAFRNMTPILLTQTIVLFQDVSLVYVLGSVPEFVTSAAKIAQRDGRLVEMYLFVAVVYFVLSFLLSQLVKRFQKRIAIIR is encoded by the coding sequence ATGTTCGCCAATTTCGATTTCAACGTCATCGAGCGCTCGTGGTACTACTTGTTTACCACGGGCCTCAAATTCACACTGGTGCTGACGTTTTGCGCCATGGCTGGCGGCATCCTGATCGGCACCTTGCTGGCCATGATGCGCTTGTCCAGTAACAAAGCCATTTCCTTGCTTGCCACGGGCTACGTTAACCTGATCCGATCGGTACCTCTGGTACTGGTGATTTTCTGGTTTTACTTCCTGGTGCCTTACATCGGTGCCTGGATCATTGGCGCCAGCGAGCCGATACAAGTGGGTGCCTTTTCCTCAGCGATGATTACCTTCATCCTGTTCGAAGCGGCCTACTATTGCGAAATCATGCGTTCCGGCATTCAGTCGATACCACGCGGGCAAGTCTTTGCCGGCTACGCTATCGGTATGAACTACTGGCAAATGATGGGCAACATCGTGCTGCCGCAAGCCTTTCGCAATATGACGCCCATCCTGCTGACCCAAACCATCGTGCTGTTCCAGGATGTCTCGCTGGTCTACGTGCTGGGTTCGGTACCGGAGTTCGTCACCAGCGCCGCGAAGATCGCGCAACGGGATGGCCGGCTGGTCGAAATGTACCTGTTCGTCGCCGTGGTCTATTTCGTGCTCAGCTTCTTGCTGTCGCAACTGGTGAAGCGTTTCCAGAAACGCATCGCGATTATTCGATAA
- a CDS encoding amino acid ABC transporter permease, translating into MHYNWNWGIFWETSPDGIPYINTLLIGLEWTIATAAFGWIMAMVLGTIAGTVLTTGNKWAVRLATAYVELFRNIPLLVQMFLWYFVVPELLPEAAGNWLKSLPNASFVTAFLALGFFTSSRVAIQVATGINALPRGQRMAGAALGLTPTQTYRYVLLPMAFRIIIPSLTNEFAAIIKNSSVALTIGLVELTAATYSMREFTFQTFEALTGATIIYIIISIIALLVARFLEKVTAVPGYITTGSAGSGGH; encoded by the coding sequence ATGCATTACAACTGGAACTGGGGCATTTTCTGGGAGACCTCCCCGGATGGAATCCCCTACATCAATACTTTACTGATCGGCCTTGAATGGACGATTGCCACCGCCGCATTCGGTTGGATTATGGCCATGGTGCTGGGAACAATCGCCGGCACCGTCCTGACCACAGGGAATAAATGGGCGGTCAGACTGGCCACAGCGTATGTCGAATTATTTCGCAACATACCGCTGCTGGTACAAATGTTTCTCTGGTACTTCGTCGTGCCGGAACTGCTGCCGGAAGCCGCCGGCAACTGGCTCAAGAGCCTGCCGAATGCGTCTTTCGTCACTGCTTTCCTGGCGCTGGGATTTTTCACTTCCTCGCGTGTTGCGATTCAGGTAGCGACCGGTATTAACGCCTTGCCACGCGGCCAACGCATGGCTGGCGCTGCATTAGGACTCACCCCGACGCAAACCTATCGCTATGTTCTCTTGCCGATGGCGTTTCGCATCATCATCCCCTCGCTGACCAATGAATTTGCCGCGATCATCAAGAACAGTTCGGTGGCACTGACCATCGGTCTGGTCGAACTGACTGCTGCCACGTACTCGATGCGCGAATTCACTTTTCAGACTTTCGAGGCGCTGACCGGCGCGACGATCATCTACATCATCATTTCGATCATTGCTTTGCTGGTGGCGCGCTTCCTGGAAAAAGTAACCGCGGTACCGGGTTACATCACCACCGGCAGCGCCGGTTCGGGAGGGCATTAA
- a CDS encoding amino acid ABC transporter ATP-binding protein — MIELKNVSKWYGTFQVLTDCTTNVTKGDVVVVCGPSGSGKSTLIKTVNGLEPFQKGEIIVDNISVGAPKTNLSKLRARIGMVFQNFELFPHLTIRENLTIGQIKVLGRSVDEATEKGLKYLDRVGLIAQQDKFPGQLSGGQQQRVAIARALSMDPIAMLFDEPTSALDPEMINEVLDVMVTLAQEGMTMMVVTHEMGFAKKVANRVVFMDKGLIIEDCTKDEFFGTPRSDRARDFLAKIIQH; from the coding sequence ATGATTGAACTTAAAAATGTCAGCAAATGGTACGGCACCTTTCAGGTACTGACCGATTGCACCACCAATGTCACCAAGGGCGATGTGGTGGTGGTGTGCGGCCCGTCCGGGTCCGGCAAATCCACGCTGATTAAAACCGTCAATGGTCTGGAGCCGTTTCAAAAGGGCGAGATCATCGTCGATAATATTTCGGTCGGCGCGCCCAAGACCAATCTGTCCAAGCTGCGCGCGCGCATCGGGATGGTGTTCCAGAACTTCGAATTGTTTCCCCATCTGACCATTCGCGAAAATCTCACTATCGGCCAGATCAAGGTGCTGGGTCGCAGCGTCGATGAAGCGACTGAAAAGGGCTTGAAATATCTGGATCGCGTCGGCCTGATCGCGCAGCAAGATAAGTTTCCCGGTCAATTGTCGGGCGGCCAGCAACAGCGTGTGGCAATTGCCCGGGCGCTGTCGATGGACCCGATCGCCATGCTGTTCGATGAACCGACTTCGGCGCTCGATCCTGAAATGATCAACGAAGTGCTGGACGTGATGGTGACGCTGGCGCAGGAAGGCATGACCATGATGGTCGTCACGCATGAAATGGGCTTTGCCAAGAAGGTTGCCAACCGCGTGGTGTTCATGGACAAGGGCCTGATCATCGAGGACTGCACCAAGGATGAGTTTTTTGGAACGCCGCGCTCTGACCGGGCGCGCGATTTCCTGGCAAAAATCATCCAGCATTAA
- a CDS encoding TonB-dependent siderophore receptor, which produces MQHFPALLRRHPSKIILAVASLTLTAPLAASEIEDTDPDRRKQEAQMDVVIVQGARASPYATPDVQVETLGGKAVKELPLSMQSYGSELIEAQASRTLTDVLKNDASTQDTAVGAAMDNISIRGFPVDWSNSLRRDGMPVAPYFDIALENTERVDVLKGPSGFLYGVNTPGGSVNYVLKRPTPDSLHTAAMEMREHAGRYTQYARIDSGGPFNKGDEGDPGRGYRLNLAQEKRGDFSANGDRRREFASLALDWRLSPDALLRLDADYQNSRLAAQPMLGLQPDGSLPPQADPRTLLGQPWLQYASKSFNLGARIDLQLNKDWLLTSQITQSFNERDAAFPDIYTLSANGTILSGDIYLSRDQSFRVRSTNTFVSGKVSTGALRHHLVAGLSSRHYRANESGFAILPITVGSLYQPVYTPQPTTIAAPPKTLTQNSQTSLFASDVIDIGPQWSVMLGWRHVRYRNDSTPPGQAAMHDRSSVNVPALGLLYKWQPQLSTYVSYAKGFEPGGLAAYNTLNAGQYLAPLHSRQWETGIKADPAPDLSLTAALFRIEKGLQYVNEQNYFVAGGQQRHTGLELNLNGKAGKDLSVLASVAWLRTQLLDTGDAATNGKRAANVPAFQLSGFADYRLRSLPGMHLSGGVYHVGRRALNAQNSPFLSSYTRFDIGARYLTRIAAYAVTLRAGIENLTDKRYWAAANYNSVWPGRPRTVVMAVQVDL; this is translated from the coding sequence ATGCAGCATTTCCCCGCGCTCCTGCGCCGTCATCCCTCGAAAATAATACTGGCAGTCGCCAGCCTGACACTGACAGCCCCCCTCGCCGCATCAGAAATCGAAGACACCGATCCCGACCGCCGCAAACAGGAGGCGCAAATGGACGTCGTGATCGTGCAGGGCGCGCGCGCCTCTCCCTATGCGACCCCCGACGTGCAGGTCGAGACGCTGGGCGGCAAAGCGGTAAAAGAATTGCCGCTCTCGATGCAATCGTATGGCAGCGAACTGATTGAGGCGCAGGCCTCGCGCACGCTGACCGATGTGCTGAAAAACGATGCGTCGACTCAGGACACGGCAGTGGGTGCTGCCATGGATAACATCAGCATTCGCGGCTTCCCCGTCGACTGGAGCAATAGCCTGCGACGCGATGGCATGCCCGTTGCGCCTTATTTTGATATCGCACTGGAAAATACCGAGCGGGTCGATGTGCTGAAAGGGCCATCCGGCTTTCTGTACGGTGTCAATACGCCGGGCGGCTCGGTCAATTACGTCCTCAAACGGCCGACGCCGGACAGCCTCCATACCGCCGCGATGGAAATGCGCGAGCATGCCGGGCGCTATACCCAATACGCGCGCATCGATAGCGGCGGCCCGTTTAATAAGGGCGATGAGGGCGATCCGGGACGAGGGTATCGCCTCAATCTGGCGCAGGAAAAGCGCGGCGATTTCAGCGCCAACGGCGACCGCCGTCGCGAATTCGCCAGTCTGGCGCTGGACTGGCGGCTGTCGCCGGACGCCTTGCTAAGACTGGACGCGGATTATCAGAACAGCCGTCTGGCAGCGCAACCGATGCTGGGTTTGCAGCCCGATGGCAGCCTGCCGCCGCAAGCCGATCCGCGCACGCTGCTGGGGCAGCCGTGGCTGCAATATGCCAGCAAGAGCTTCAATCTGGGCGCGCGTATCGACCTGCAATTGAACAAAGACTGGTTGCTCACCAGCCAGATAACGCAGTCTTTCAATGAGCGCGATGCGGCTTTCCCGGATATTTATACGCTGAGCGCCAATGGCACGATTCTCAGCGGCGATATCTATCTCTCACGCGATCAGAGTTTCCGGGTGCGCTCGACCAATACCTTTGTCAGCGGAAAAGTCAGCACGGGTGCATTGCGTCATCATCTGGTTGCAGGGCTATCAAGCCGCCACTACCGGGCCAATGAATCGGGCTTTGCGATACTGCCGATCACGGTCGGCAGTCTCTATCAGCCGGTCTATACGCCGCAACCGACAACCATCGCCGCCCCACCCAAAACCCTGACTCAAAATAGCCAGACCAGTCTGTTTGCCAGTGATGTGATCGATATAGGGCCGCAATGGAGCGTCATGCTGGGTTGGCGTCATGTCCGCTATCGCAACGACAGCACGCCGCCGGGACAGGCCGCCATGCATGACCGGAGCAGCGTCAACGTCCCGGCACTGGGTCTGCTCTATAAATGGCAGCCGCAACTATCCACTTATGTCAGTTACGCCAAGGGTTTCGAGCCGGGCGGACTGGCCGCTTACAACACCTTGAACGCCGGACAGTATCTGGCACCTCTGCACAGCCGCCAATGGGAAACCGGCATCAAAGCCGATCCGGCGCCGGATCTCTCGCTGACAGCCGCGCTGTTTCGCATCGAGAAAGGCCTGCAATACGTCAACGAGCAAAATTACTTTGTCGCCGGCGGCCAGCAACGCCATACCGGGCTGGAACTCAATCTCAATGGCAAAGCGGGGAAAGATTTATCAGTGCTAGCCAGCGTAGCCTGGCTACGCACGCAATTGCTCGATACCGGCGATGCCGCCACGAATGGCAAACGCGCGGCCAATGTACCGGCATTCCAGTTGAGCGGATTTGCGGATTACCGGCTGCGGTCTTTACCCGGCATGCATCTCAGCGGCGGCGTGTACCACGTTGGCCGACGCGCCCTGAATGCGCAAAATTCGCCCTTCCTGAGCAGCTATACCCGCTTCGATATCGGTGCGCGCTACCTGACCCGCATCGCCGCTTATGCAGTGACGCTACGCGCCGGGATTGAAAATCTGACTGACAAACGGTATTGGGCCGCAGCCAATTACAACAGCGTATGGCCCGGGCGTCCGCGCACCGTGGTGATGGCGGTGCAGGTGGACCTCTAA
- a CDS encoding MotA/TolQ/ExbB proton channel family protein: protein MFAIIQSAGWPIWPLLIASVIGLSLIIERLIYLRRRRILPPQLLSEVIRVYQRGKVTSEVIDELEQNSPLGQVLAAGLRNVDAPREVMKESIQEAGQGTAHKLERFLTSLGTIASLAPLMGLFGTVIGMIEIFASQDAAGINPAQLAHGISIALYNTGFGLAIAMPALVFYRHFRALVDSFLMDMEQQAVKFVDIVHGVREQ, encoded by the coding sequence GTGTTTGCCATTATTCAATCCGCAGGCTGGCCGATCTGGCCTTTGCTGATCGCTTCTGTTATCGGTTTGTCGCTGATCATCGAGCGCCTGATTTATCTGCGCCGCCGCCGTATCCTGCCGCCGCAACTTCTCAGCGAGGTGATTCGCGTCTATCAGCGCGGCAAAGTCACGTCAGAAGTGATCGATGAGCTGGAGCAGAATTCGCCGCTGGGTCAGGTGCTGGCCGCCGGACTGCGCAACGTGGATGCGCCGCGTGAAGTGATGAAGGAGTCGATTCAGGAGGCCGGGCAGGGCACGGCGCACAAGCTGGAGCGGTTTCTGACTTCGCTGGGCACCATTGCTTCGCTGGCGCCGCTGATGGGGCTGTTCGGTACGGTGATCGGGATGATCGAGATTTTTGCCTCCCAGGATGCGGCGGGCATCAATCCGGCGCAATTGGCGCACGGTATTTCGATTGCCTTGTACAACACCGGTTTCGGCTTGGCCATTGCGATGCCGGCGCTGGTGTTTTATCGCCATTTCCGGGCGCTGGTCGATAGCTTTCTCATGGACATGGAACAGCAGGCGGTCAAGTTTGTGGACATCGTGCATGGCGTGCGCGAGCAATAA
- a CDS encoding uracil-DNA glycosylase family protein — protein MASTIPFVQSATDTLLGQVRACTLCAAHLPQGVRPVLQVHADAQILIAGQAPGSKVHQSGIPFDDASGDRLRDWMGIDRDTFYNASRIAILPMGFCYPGTGKSGDLPPRKECAPAWRDQLLALMPKIKLVLVIGQYAQAWHLREACQPSLTENVRAWESFWPDMLPLPHPSPRNNIWLKQNDWFAGEVLPPLKDRVRRILEGSAE, from the coding sequence ATGGCGTCCACGATCCCGTTCGTGCAATCTGCGACAGATACCCTTCTTGGGCAGGTACGCGCCTGCACGCTCTGCGCCGCGCATTTGCCGCAAGGAGTGCGCCCGGTGTTGCAAGTCCATGCCGATGCGCAAATCCTGATTGCCGGGCAGGCGCCTGGCAGTAAGGTGCATCAAAGCGGTATTCCTTTTGACGATGCGAGTGGGGACAGGCTGCGCGATTGGATGGGGATCGACCGGGACACCTTTTACAATGCCAGTCGCATTGCTATTTTGCCGATGGGGTTTTGCTATCCGGGCACAGGAAAATCGGGGGATTTGCCGCCCCGTAAAGAATGCGCACCGGCGTGGCGGGATCAGCTGCTGGCGCTGATGCCAAAGATTAAACTGGTGCTGGTGATCGGGCAGTATGCGCAAGCCTGGCATTTGCGCGAAGCCTGTCAGCCCAGCTTGACGGAAAACGTCCGGGCCTGGGAAAGTTTTTGGCCGGACATGCTGCCGCTGCCGCATCCGAGTCCGCGCAATAATATCTGGCTCAAGCAGAATGACTGGTTTGCCGGGGAGGTATTGCCACCGCTGAAGGACCGGGTGCGTCGGATACTGGAAGGTAGTGCTGAGTAA
- the xseA gene encoding exodeoxyribonuclease VII large subunit gives MNFDDNEPRSSAAAPVLAVSALNQAVARLLERNFPLIWVAGEVSNFTRAASGHWYFTLKDAAAQVRSVMFRGRAQYADFLPREGDKVEVRTLVTLYAPRGDYQLSVESIRRAGVGNLYEAFLRLKAKLEAEGLFAPERKRPVPTFARCIGIVTSLQAAALRDILTTLERRAPHVRVILYPTPVQGEGAAQKIAQAIRLAARRAECDLLLVCRGGGSIEDLWSFNDEEVARAIVASPMPVIAGIGHETDFTIADFAADLRAPTPTAAAEIAAPARDDWFQSLHAGAQALRRAWQRQASDHAQQLDWLAHRLISPAAYIRHERLKLVGAQTRLQHAAAQPLSLARHALQHWHTRLRHCRPDSAAQRQQLADHARRLSSADRAARAGQRQALHALQTQLEMLNPQRTLERGYAIVTDAKGRILRSPAQLKPQAQIGLRLAEGSADIGVATVQPKLE, from the coding sequence ATGAATTTTGACGACAACGAACCCCGCTCTTCCGCCGCCGCCCCGGTGCTCGCCGTATCCGCGCTCAATCAAGCCGTGGCGCGCTTACTGGAACGCAATTTCCCACTGATCTGGGTCGCCGGCGAGGTATCGAACTTTACCCGCGCCGCTTCCGGCCACTGGTACTTCACCCTCAAGGACGCCGCCGCACAGGTCCGCAGCGTCATGTTCCGCGGCCGCGCCCAGTATGCCGACTTCCTCCCGCGCGAAGGCGACAAGGTCGAAGTACGCACACTGGTGACGCTCTACGCGCCACGCGGCGATTATCAACTCAGCGTGGAAAGCATACGCCGCGCCGGAGTCGGCAATTTGTACGAGGCCTTTCTGCGCCTGAAAGCCAAACTGGAAGCAGAAGGTCTGTTTGCCCCTGAACGCAAGCGACCAGTCCCCACCTTCGCCCGCTGCATCGGCATCGTCACCAGCCTGCAGGCCGCCGCCCTGCGCGACATCCTCACCACCCTGGAACGCCGCGCACCGCATGTCCGCGTCATCCTCTACCCCACCCCGGTCCAAGGCGAAGGCGCGGCGCAGAAGATCGCCCAGGCCATCCGTCTCGCCGCCCGTCGGGCCGAGTGCGACCTGCTGCTGGTGTGTCGCGGCGGCGGCAGCATCGAAGACCTGTGGTCCTTCAACGATGAAGAGGTCGCACGCGCCATCGTCGCCAGTCCTATGCCCGTGATTGCCGGCATCGGCCACGAAACCGATTTCACCATCGCCGATTTCGCCGCCGATCTGCGCGCACCGACACCGACTGCCGCCGCCGAAATTGCCGCTCCTGCGCGCGACGACTGGTTCCAGAGTCTGCATGCCGGCGCGCAGGCGCTGCGCCGCGCCTGGCAGCGCCAAGCATCGGATCATGCTCAGCAGCTCGACTGGCTGGCGCACCGCCTCATCAGCCCTGCCGCCTACATCCGCCATGAGCGTCTCAAGCTAGTCGGCGCACAAACCCGACTGCAGCACGCAGCCGCCCAACCGCTGTCGCTGGCAAGGCACGCACTGCAACACTGGCACACCCGCCTGCGCCACTGCCGCCCCGACAGCGCCGCACAGCGCCAGCAACTGGCCGACCATGCCCGTCGCCTGAGCAGTGCCGACCGCGCCGCACGCGCCGGTCAACGTCAGGCCCTGCACGCTTTGCAGACACAACTGGAAATGCTCAACCCGCAACGCACGCTGGAACGCGGCTACGCCATCGTCACCGACGCCAAAGGCCGCATCCTGCGCTCACCGGCCCAATTGAAACCGCAGGCACAAATCGGCCTGCGACTGGCCGAAGGCAGCGCCGACATCGGCGTCGCCACAGTGCAGCCGAAGCTGGAATAA